From Penaeus vannamei isolate JL-2024 unplaced genomic scaffold, ASM4276789v1 unanchor624, whole genome shotgun sequence, a single genomic window includes:
- the Pex3 gene encoding peroxisomal biogenesis factor 3 has product MFSRIRSFLSRHKRKFIIGGAIVGGVALLSRYAEYKLLQWHEQQTRTMLEKQKKHHHYENTQRTANATVMSLAGSMREVVCRELDTDALLQAVRDQPEHKLAIWEQLKIVGFSRAISVVYISSLVASAIRVQLMLLGGYTYGDLIQSGHAGIPISQGLQQKYLAAVHYLVEEGVPRLAHHVTRAVTRIVTGLPLTRSLTLSQLEAIYQEVRLSLAGESGSSESAPAGTSCKLDQWSKYVLKPPVAPEEDGEERVLYNMLIETSDVIDSEDFNTVVDTLIQHGFNHILDRVADFYPMSKSDLPNIGSENWVDNISRDSPTGVASNEERNDACRNFVAQNISILNDSVLPVAKLVPVFSGLIHAALSPAPGQLLQKILIDSKLDTLGANVYEAFAVPLGQGREER; this is encoded by the coding sequence ATGTTTTCAAGGATCAGATCGTTTTTGAGTCGGCACAAAAGGAAATTTATCATAGGGGGAGCCATTGTTGGAGGTGTAGCCCTTCTAAGCAGATATGCGGAGTATAAGCTTCTGCAATGGCATGAACAGCAAACAAGAACAATGctggaaaaacaaaagaagcatCATCACTATGAAAATACCCAGAGAACAGCAAATGCAACAGTTATGAGCTTGGCAGGTAGCATGAGAGAAGTTGTTTGTAGAGAACTAGATACAGATGCACTCCTACAAGCAGTCCGTGATCAGCCAGAACATAAACTTGCCATTTGGGAGCAGCTGAAAATAGTTGGGTTTAGTCGTGCAATAAGTGTGGTATACATATCAAGCTTAGTAGCTTCTGCTATACGTGTACAGCTAATGTTACTTGGAGGTTATACATATGGAGACTTGATACAGTCAGGCCATGCAGGGATACCAATTTCACAAGGTCTTCAGCAAAAATATCTTGCAGCAGTCCATTATTTGGTGGAAGAAGGTGTCCCTAGACTTGCGCACCATGTAACTAGAGCTGTGACTCGTATAGTCACAGGGTTGCCTTTGACTCGCTCCCTCACACTTAGCCAGTTAGAAGCCATATACCAAGAGGTTAGGTTAAGTCTAGCAGGGGAAAGTGGATCATCAGAGTCAGCTCCAGCGGGAACATCATGCAAGCTTGACCAGtggagcaaatatgtcctgaaacCCCCAGTTGCCCCagaagaagatggtgaagaaagGGTCCTTTACAATATGCTAATAGAAACCAGTGATGTTATAGATAGTGAAGATTTCAACACAGTTGTGGACACACTAATACAACATGGTTTCAACCACATTCTTGATCGTGTGGCAGATTTCTACCCTATGTCAAAGTCAGACTTACCAAATATTGGTTCTGAGAACTGGGTTGACAACATCAGTAGAGATTCACCCACAGGTGTTGCTTCAAATGAGGAAAGGAATGATGCCTGTAGAAATTTTGTAGCACAAAATATTTCAATTCTCAATGACTCGGTTCTTCCTGTGGCTAAGTTGGTGCCAGTTTTTTCTGGTTTAATTCATGCAGCTCTCTCCCCTGCTCCTGGACAACTTCTTCAGAAGATTCTTATTGACAGCAAATTAGACACACTTGGAGCAAATGTTTATGAAGCATTTGCAGTGCCTTTAGGACAAGGCAGAGAAGAAAGGTAG